In a single window of the Melanotaenia boesemani isolate fMelBoe1 chromosome 22, fMelBoe1.pri, whole genome shotgun sequence genome:
- the zbtb2b gene encoding zinc finger and BTB domain-containing protein 2b has translation MELANHGLILLQQLNAQREFGFLCDCTVAIGDVFFKAHKAVLAAFSNYFRMLFIHQDSDCVRLKAADIQPDIFSYLLNLMYTGKLAPQLIDPARLEQGVRFLHAYPLLQEASQSVYSHPEQSINLSTSLYGIQISDQQVALSTRVQTRRQLSSPLDMEQVSSDGKFPSTPAATSFANSLPPKPTSSPPDVEASTSGTKPLVEDMGLDLVGADGSSASAILHVKPSIMKRNSSFRKHYSCHLCRSRFTQRSLLREHLLQHTQALQQPPAEPNKTLSPVAMGEHSMSIEGLLKGNKAGSGASVAATAVEIISDSEQTPVSGTNSDSPQAEVSTSTWGIGGLNSQADTPPPSDIADIDNLENADLDREVKRRKYECSTCGRKFIQKSHWREHMYIHTGKPFKCSSCGKSFCRANQAARHVCLNQGADSYTMVDRQSMELCAQGDDSSQMESMFLGSSKPYKCNICATTFSSPSEVIKHLCFSQGGLVGLQGNTGAGILLQREDFSKDEGSDVSNSGTPVEPIKTEEILVE, from the exons ATGGAGTTGGCCAACCATGGTCTtatcctgctgcagcagcttaACGCTCAGAGGGAGTTTGGCTTTCTGTGTGACTGCACCGTGGCTATAGGAGATGTCTTCTTCAAAGCCCACAAAGCCGTCCTTGCTGCTTTTTCCAACTACTTCAGAATGCTCTTTATTCATCAAGACAG tgacTGTGTGCGTCTGAAGGCTGCTGACATACAGCCAGACATCTTCAGCTACCTCCTCAATCTCATGTACACAGGCAAGCTTGCGCCCCAGCTGATTGACCCTGCCCGACTGGAGCAGGGGGTCAGATTCCTGCATGCCTACCCACTCTTGCAGGAGGCCAGCCAGTCAGTGTATTCCCACCCTGAGCAGAGCATCAACCTCTCCACCTCCCTCTATGGCATCCAGATCTCTGACCAACAGGTGGCATTGTCAACAAGAGTACAGACTCGTCGACAGCTCTCCTCACCGTTGGACATGGAGCAGGTCAGCTCAGATGGCAAGTTCCCATCCACACCAGCTGCAACTTCATTTGCAAATTCCTTACCACCCAAGCCAACATCCTCACCTCCTGATGTAGAGGCCTCAACAAGTGGCACTAAGCCTTTGGTTGAAGACATGGGATTGGACTTAGTGGGTGCAGATGGTTCCTCAGCCAGTGCCATCCTCCATGTAAAGCCCAGCATAATGAAGAGGAATTCCTCCTTTCGGAAGCATTACTCCTGTCATCTCTGCCGGAGCAGATTCACCCAGAGAAGTTTGCTGAGAGAGCACCTCCTGCAGCACACCCAGGCTCTTCAACAGCCTCCAGCTGAGCCCAACAAGACTCTCTCACCGGTTGCGATGGGAGAACACAGTATGTCAATAGAGGGGCTTCTTAAAGGAAACAAGGCAGGGTCAGGTGCCTCTGTTGCAGCTACAGCTGTGGAGATCATCAGTGACAGCGAGCAAACTCCTGTTTCAGGCACCAACTCAGATTCTCCCCAAGCAGAGGTGTCCACTTCCACCTGGGGGATAGGAGGCTTAAATTCTCAGGCAGATACACCTCCACCTTCAGATATCGCAGACATCGACAACCTTGAGAATGCTGACTTGGACCGTGAGGTGAAGCGGAGGAAGTACGAGTGCTCCACCTGCGGGCGTAAGTTCATTCAGAAGAGCCACTGGCGTGAACACATGTACATCCACACAGGTAAACCCTTCAAATGCAGCTCTTGTGGAAAGAGCTTTTGTCGTGCCAACCAGGCTGCTCGGCACGTGTGCCTGAACCAGGGGGCTGACTCCTACACTATGGTGGACCGACAGAGCATGGAGCTGTGCGCTCAAGGAGATGACAGCAGCCAGATGGAGTCAATGTTCTTGGGCTCTTCAAAGCCTTACAAGTGTAACATTTGTGCAACTACTTTCTCCAGCCCTAGTGAGGTGATCAAACACCTGTGCTTCTCCCAAGGAGGGTTAGTGGGGCTGCAGGGAAACACAGGAGCAGGCATTCTTCTCCAGCGGGAAGATTTTTCCAAAGATGAAGGCTCTGATGTGTCCAACTCCGGCACCCCAGTAGAACCAATAAAGACTGAGGAGATCCTTGTAGAATAG
- the armt1 gene encoding damage-control phosphatase ARMT1 has translation MASDQIVHGVPPSLSAKVTGSFAYLTIRDRLPTILTKVIDTIHRNKNKFFEEYGEEGIHSEKQTISLLSKLRNELQTDKHILVLTDGLQDVESWNEYLQRQQRPQGDQESVSWFKSPWLYVECYMYRRIQEALWLNPPITDFDVFNEGKTQSFYESQQAVMALCTYLEDIHKNMGKLSKNQLFEHFNKVFQVSLWGNKCDLSISAGQENSQKTSPIESLNSLQPFILVDDSGLVWSTLNSSQRLVESGKNAAVRMDIVLDNAGFELVTDLVLADFLVSSGLVQRVHFHGKSFPWFVSDVTANDFQWTIRQTMATNHKWMSKSGYQWQSYLKEGVWCYHDHPFWTQPHEFCDMAADAPDLYATLQEADLVLFKGDLNYRKLTGDRDWDHTVAFSSALRGFGPAPLCSLRTLKANVQVGLQPGQGEKLTSQDPPWMTSGKYAIIQFYSPKSE, from the exons ATGGCGTCGGATCAAATTGTTCACGGAGTTCCCCCTTCACTGTCTGCCAAAGTGACAGG gtcATTTGCATATTTGACTATAAGAGACAGATTGCCAACCATTCTGACTAAAGTTATAGACACAATACACCgtaacaaaaacaagttttttgaAGAATATGGAGAG gAGGGTATCCattcagagaaacaaacaatatCTCTGTTATCTAAGCTGAGGAATGAGCTACAAACTGATAAACATATATTAGTGCTGACAGACGGCTTGCAAGATGTTGAGTCCTGGAACGAGTACCTGCAGAGACAACAGAGACCTCAAGGGGACCAGGAGTCTGTCAGCTGGTTTAAGTCTCCATGGCTTTACGTAGAGTGCTACATGTACCGCCGAATACAAGAAGCCCTTTGGCTCAA TCCTCCTATCACTGACTTTGATGTCTTTAATGAGGGAAAGACTCAGAGTTTTTATGAGTCTCAGCAGGCTGTGATGGCGTTATGTACTTATTTGGAGGACATTCATAAGAACATGGGGAAACTCTCTAAAAATCAGTTGTTTGAGCATTTCAACAAAGTGTTCCAG GTTTCTCTCTGGGGGAACAAGTGTGATCTTTCTATTTCTGCTGGCCAGGAAAACTCACAGAAGACCAGTCCAATAGAGTCCCTCAATAGCCTACAACCCTTTATCTTAGTGGATGACTCTGGCTTGGTATGGTCAACTCTGAATTCCTCCCAGAGGCTGGTAGAGTCAGGAAAAAATGCTGCAGTCAGAATGGACATTGTGCTAGACAATGCTGGTTTTGAGCTGGTCACTGACTTGGTCTTAGCAGATTTCCTAGTTTCCTCTGGCCTTGTACAACGCGTTCATTTTCACGGCAAATCCTTCCCATGGTTTGTCTCTGATGTCACAGCCAACGATTTTCAGTGGACCATCCGACAGACCATGGCAACTAATCACAAGTGGATGTCCAAGAGTGGTTACCAGTGGCAGAGCTATCTGAAAGAGGGTGTGTGGTGCTATCATGACCATCCTTTCTGGACACAGCCCCATGAGTTCTGCGACATGGCAGCGGATGCTCCTGACCTGTATGCAACCCTGCAGGAGGCAGACCTAGTCCTGTTTAAAGGTGATCTCAACTACAGGAAGTTGACAGGAGACAGGGACTGGGATCATACAGTGGCTTTCAGTTCTGCACTAAGAGGTTTTGGACCTGCACCACTGTGTAGTTTGAGGACTCTGAAGGCCAACGTTCAGGTCGGTCTGCAGCCAGGCCAAGGGGAGAAGCTCACTTCTCAAGACCCACCCTGGATGACCAGCGGCAAGTATGCCATCATTCAGTTCTACAGCCCAAAGTCAGAGTAA